The Mixophyes fleayi isolate aMixFle1 chromosome 1, aMixFle1.hap1, whole genome shotgun sequence genome includes a region encoding these proteins:
- the LOC142144033 gene encoding zinc finger BED domain-containing protein 5-like, producing the protein MDSFNKKIEQFVRSVVKALCRTSSVQRHFQTKHEVRYPNRDDRMEANRKAVSGYRKQSNAFNRLTVTKNQATESSYKIAQCIAKKGKPFTDGEYIKEAFIKVSEILFSDLSNKDTILSRIKDIPSSGRTIERRVTEMAENIKLKQETALKETSVFSVALDESVDVNGIARLAIVARYCDNENIYEELCTLKPLQGTTKGEDIASAFINFFDEKGIDLNKIFSVTTDGAPAMVGKNKGFVKLLEDHIGRSTVKFHCMIHQESLCAKMSNSELNSVMDTVVKIVNFIIARSSLPHRQFKLLLEELDNAYKDIPLHSNVRWLSRGKVLNRFVSCIEEIKTFMIEKDQNFPEPTDSEWLCKLMFLTDITSQLNDLNLRLQGAGQTVLDLYECWKTFTEKLKVFLRDIFSETYRYFPNVKQLSTPSKMMVSKMHNYMDGLIKEFLERCQDFQKYGPMFSFLIKPDFFDVDLLDLNIFDWMGLDDFEMQLIELKKVQIYG; encoded by the coding sequence ATGGATTCATTCAACAAAAAGATCGAGCAGTTTGTGCGCTCTGTTGTGAAAGCGTTGTGTCGTACATCAAGTGTCCAGAGACATTTCCAAACAAAACACGAGGTTAGGTATCCTAACCGTGATGACCGAATGGAAGCCAATAGAAAAGCTGTTTCTGGATATAGAAAGCAAAGTAATGCTTTCAATCGTTTGACTGTTACAAAAAACCAAGCAACTGAAAGCAGTTACAAAATTGCACAGTGTATTGCCAAAAAGGGGAAGCCGTTTACTGATGGAGAGTATATTAAAGAGGCATTTATTAAGGTCTCAGAAATATTATTCAGTGATTTGTCAAACAAAGACACAATATTATCAAGAATAAAAGATATCCCTTCATCTGGAAGGACAATTGAGAGACGTGTCACCGAAATGGCAGAAAACATTAAACTCAAACAAGAAACTGCACTTAAGGAAACATCGGTGTTCAGTGTTGCTCTTGATGAGAGTGTGGATGTTAATGGCATAGCTCGTTTAGCTATTGTTGCTCGGTACTGTGACAATGAAAATATCTATGAAGAACTGTGTACACTGAAACCACTTCAAGGTACTACTAAAGGTGAAGATATTGCATCTGCCTTTATAAACTTTTTTGATGAAAAAGGAATCGACCTAAACAAGATTTTCAGTGTTACAACTGATGGTGCTCCGGCTATGGTTGGAAAAAACAAAGGATTTGTTAAGCTCCTTGAAGATCATATTGGACGATCAACTGTAAAatttcattgcatgattcatcaAGAGAGTCTGTGTGCCAAAATGTCAAATTCTGAACTTAACAGTGTAATGGATACAGTTGTCAAAATTGTCAATTTCATAATTGCTCGATCTTCATTACCACATAGGCAGTTTAAATTGCTGTTGGAAGAATTAGATAATGCTTACAAAGATATACCGCTTCACAGCAATGTTAGGTGGTTGAGTCGAGGAAAAGTCTTAAATAGATTTGTGAGCTGCATTGAAGAGATTAAAACTTTTATGATTGAGAAAGATCAGAATTTCCCTGAGCCGACGGACAGTGAATGGTTATGTAAGCTCATGTTTCTAACTGACATCACTTCTCAACTAAATGATCTGAATCTTCGTCTTCAAGGTGCAGGACAAACAGTTCTCGATCTGTATGAGTGTTGGAAGACATTTACTGAAAAACTTAAGGTATTCTTACGTGACATTTTCTCAGAGACCTATCGTTACTTCCCCAATGTCAAACAATTATCAACCCCTTCCAAGATGATGGTTAGTAAAATGCATAACTATATGGATGGTTTGATAAAGGAGTTTTTAGAAAGATGTCAAGATTTCCAGAAGTATGGACCTATGTTTTCATTTTTGATAAAACCTGACTTTTTCGATGTAGACCTGTTGGATTTGAACATTTTTGACTGGATGGGTCTTGACGATTTTGAGATGCAGTTGATTGAATTGAAAAAAGTTCAGATTTATGGTTGA